In Bradyrhizobium guangdongense, the sequence CGGCGTTGCGGCGCCAGCGTTGGCACCAAGCTTATAGTTCTAAAATAGAACTGTCAATTTATGGCCGACTTTGCGTAGTTATGAGAGCTCGAGGCACCTATTGTTTGGAAGTCAGTATCTATTTAGAATGAACCCAAGGGCCGCTCTGGCTTCGCGGTCGAATCGAGGCGCGCATGCGGGGCGCCGGAGTGCGTGAATGAAGTGGAAAGAACTCGAGGAAGAGCCTTGTTCGATGGCCCGGACCATCGCCGTGATCGGCGATCGCTGGACGCTTCTGATCTTGCGTGAGTGCTTCCTGCGTACCCGCCGGTTCGAGGGCTTCCAGTCGGCACTCGGAATCACCCGCCACCTGCTGGCCGAACGGCTGAAGAAGCTGGTGCGGCAGGGAATCTTGCGGCGGATTCCCTACCAGGACTCGCCCAGGCGCCACGAATACATCCTGACCCAAAAGGGGCTGGATCTATATCCGATCATGATGGCGATCGTGCATTGGGGCGATATCCACATGGGCGACGAGCGCGGCAGGCCGCTGCTGCACCAGCATCGCAAATGCGGCAAGGACTTCGATCCGGTGATGGTGTGCTCGGAGTGCGGCGAGCCGCTGTCGGCCAAGGAGGTTCACACGCATCCGGGCCCGGGCGCCCGCGGCACTCAGGCGCACGCGGCCTCAAAGACCAAGGCACGCTCTCGCGCCGCTTGAGGATTGGGTTGGCGCAGCTTCAGCTCGCCTGGAAGTCTCGTGGAAACCACCCTCGGGCCGCAGGCGCGAGGCGCCCAAGTCGTTGAAGAAGGTGGTGGGCACGACAGGGATCGAACCTGTGACCCCTACCATGTCAAGGTAGTGCTCTCCCGCTGAGCTACGTGCCCTAAAAGTCCACTTGCGTCGGGTGGGGTCCCTATAACGGCTCAAGGGAGCGTGCGCAAGGACGGAACAAGGCCGATTTAGGCCGCCAGCATCTTGTTCACTTCGCTCACCAATTCGCGCAGGTGAACGGGCTTCGACAGCACCTTGGCGTTCTTGGGGGCGTCCGAATCCGAATTCAGGGCGACCGCGGCGAAGCCGGTGATGAACATGATCTTGATATCAGGATCGAGTTCCGAGGCCCGGCGGGCGAGCTCGATGCCGTCCATCTCCGGCATCACGATGTCGGTCAGCAGCATCTCGAACGGCTCTTCCCGGAGGCGCTGATAGGCGGCCATGCCGTTGTCATGGGACGAGACCTGAAAACCGGCGTTTTCCAGCGCCTTGACCAGGAAACGGCGCATGTCGTTGTCGTCTTCGGCGAGCAGGATTTTTGCCATGGCAGGAACGTCGAATCCCCAGAGGATATGCAGAGGCCACTAAGCCCGACAGAGGGTAAATTTGGGGTGAAAATCTTAACCCTCGGGCTCGTGCTGCGAGGGGTGTTGTGAACCGGAATGAGCCGTGAATCAATTCCGCCGCAGCGGCCGATCCCCGCCTGCCTGCCCGCACAGTTAAGACATGTTCCAGCGCCCATCACATCTTTTCGCTTGGCAGAATGGTTGCGATTCCGGACAATGACGACACATAAGAGCCGCTCGATCGGCCGAATCAGTTCGATCCGGAGCTTTGCCGGATCAGAGCTTGCGGCGTGAAGGGACGAAGCCTGAGAACAAGGGACAAAGCCTGAGAAGATGACCCGGTTTGACGGCGAGGTGTCGCCAGCCTTCGAGATCG encodes:
- a CDS encoding winged helix-turn-helix transcriptional regulator, whose translation is MKWKELEEEPCSMARTIAVIGDRWTLLILRECFLRTRRFEGFQSALGITRHLLAERLKKLVRQGILRRIPYQDSPRRHEYILTQKGLDLYPIMMAIVHWGDIHMGDERGRPLLHQHRKCGKDFDPVMVCSECGEPLSAKEVHTHPGPGARGTQAHAASKTKARSRAA
- the cpdR gene encoding cell cycle two-component system response regulator CpdR; the encoded protein is MAKILLAEDDNDMRRFLVKALENAGFQVSSHDNGMAAYQRLREEPFEMLLTDIVMPEMDGIELARRASELDPDIKIMFITGFAAVALNSDSDAPKNAKVLSKPVHLRELVSEVNKMLAA